Genomic segment of Oncorhynchus nerka isolate Pitt River linkage group LG10, Oner_Uvic_2.0, whole genome shotgun sequence:
TTAGAAGCCTCAAATACACGAAAACTCAAATACAcaacaagtttgcatttcctgcttctCCTAAAAACAAAATAGTGATCAAATTCAGACCCTACATCTGTACACAAGCTGACACAACCAACTGGTATTTCAATGTAATGAAGAAATAAAAGGACAAGAGaaagactggaggaggaggaacaggtgtGGGTTAAGGAAGCAGGGCTTTAAAAGCACAAGTGTTTAGGTCACAGGTCTCACTTTAGGGAGAACTGTGTTGGGCACACACCCACATCAACAACACGCCAACACACAGGTAGACCTTGACACTTTGGGAATATGGCTTCCAGCACCTCCAGTAACCCTCTGCCCAGTGGCACCAGTGTGTTCACCACTGTTCCAGACCTCTTCTTCATCCCTGAGTTTGTGAGTACAGACAAATCAAATAAGTGTTCTGCTCTGAGTTGTGACTGGACTACTGGCATTGCTCTTTACTCTAGAAATATTCTTTACTCTAATGCCCTTCACATTtatcagagggagagaagacattTGATTGTTCAAGGTAATATTTGGGTATGTATGCATGATGTAATTCAGAGTGCACTGAAAGGAGTATTACTTTAGAGTGGTAGACACTGTGTGTAGACTCATACCAAGCACTTCTTTGATTGCTGCAGGTATCCCTTGTCAGGTATCCCTTGTGGAAGAGACTATGTGTGACAATGGACTTTTCCTGGCTAAATAAATGTTGGTTTATTTCCGCTGGTAATTATTGCCATAGTATTTGAAAATATGTTGATTTCTGGTTTGTGAATATCAGCTAAATCCTTATCTGAAACCAAACTATGGTTATGACATGATCCGCGCTGTATCCAAACACCATTCATCCTCTCTTTACTGGCATGTTTGTTGAAGGAGGGGGTcgaatgtgtgtgtgagtttagAAATGACAATGTACGACGGAGTGCCAGATTCTCTATAGAGAAATTGTGGCAGTGGTATCTAGTAACTAATCAAAAGGCATATGATTATGGATGTTTTTGACGGAGGTAAAGATAACATAGAACTCATAACTGTTAGCCTACTGACTGTTGCATGCACTAGCTGTCACAGCCATTACCTGGTGAAATGTTCTATGCAAATGGTTGAACCCCTGACGAAATTAGCTTTAGTAAGTTAAAGCTATCAGACCTTGCCTAGAGGTGCATGTTTACTTACCCTGTTACTGTGGCCTGCTCTCTGTGGTCTTACCACAACACATGGACTGACACTATTGGGGTGACATTAAGAAGTGGATGGCTGATTGAACCATCAAATCCCATGACTAACAACTTGTCAACTAAATGCATTGATGTTTACATTATGACCGTACgtgttctgtgttctctctcactctctctctctccctctctctcactctctctcctgtgtgtgtgtgtgtgtgtgtgtgcatgtgcgcgtgcgcgtgtgtgtgtggcagataTTCGGAGGTCTGGTGTGGACTCTGGTGGCCTCCACAAAAGTGCTGATTGCGAACCCTCAGGGCTGGGTGATGTTTGTCTCTGTGTTCTGCTTCATCTTCACTACCCTGTGGTTCCTCATCTTCATCAGTGGAGCCAATAAGAGCAGCATCTGGCCTACACTGGTGAGTCTGAGAGACATTCATACAGCCATCTTTGATAAAAGTGATTTACTCAAAAAGGATGAAAATGACAATGGAACAGATTTTCTTCCCATTCTAAATGTCTAATCAAAAATaacgatgatgatggtgatgatgacgatggtgatgatgatgatgagagtaTAATGAACATTCTGTCTATTGAATGACTAACTATCatgttgcttctctctctctctctctctctctctctctctctctctctcttcaggatgttgtgtatcatTCCCTTGCAGCCTTCTTCTACCTCAGTGCAGCAGTGGTACAGGCCTACATCACCATTAGTCTGAAATCAGTTACCAGTACTTTCTTCAAAGAATACCAATTGGATATTGCTGCAGTGGTAGGTTCCTTCACTCCTGTGATTCAAACAAAGTGTTCTTCAACTGAAGCTTACTGCATGTTCTAGTGGTCCATCCCACTCCTCACCTTTCTGTATCTTATATTTTTCCTGTAGGTGATGTGTTATGTGGTGACTCTGCTCTACGCCCTCCATGCCATCTTCTCTATGATGAGATGGAAGAGTTCCTCATGAAGACCAGCATCCACAAGACAACAGACAATGGGGAAACAGACATTAGCGAAGGCTTCGTATTGACATCAATTGTAATCTATCTTTATTTCTACATTATTTTCTTCCTGCAAATACCGTAAACCAATTTGGAGTGAAAtgcatatacagtataaataaaaagataaataaatatattttatacttaacCAAGTGCCTGTTTCAGTTGCTGAGATCGAATTCGATAGAAAAAGTGAATATCAAAtcatgtattggtcacatacatatggtttGCAGATTTTAATGTGagcgtagcaaaatgcttgtgcttctagttctgacagtgcagtaatatctgacaagtaatctaacaattccccaacaactacctaatacacacaaatctaagtaaagggatggaataacaatatgtacatataaatatagggatgagcgatggccgagcggcttAGGCAAGATATAATACATGgtataagatacagtatatacaattgTAAACAATGTAACTTTTAAAAAAgtgtcattgtttaaagtgaaTAGTGAGtctctatgtaggcagcagcACCTCTGAGTTATTgatagctgtttaacagtctgatggccttgagattgaagctgTTATTCAGTCCTCGTTCCCAGATtcaatgcacctgtactgacctcgccttctggatggtagcggggtgaacaggcagtggctcgggtggttgttgtcgttGATGATCTATTTGACCTTCctttgacatcgggtgctgtaggtctcctggagggcaggtagtttgagggcggtgcagttgtcgtaccaggcggtgatgcagtctgacaggatgctctcaattgtgcatctgtagaagtttgtaatggttttaggtgacaagccaaatttcttcagcctccagaggttgaagaggcgctgctgcgccttcttcaccacgctgtctgtgtgggtggaccatttcagtttgtccgtgatgtgtacgccgaggaacttaaaactttccaccttcactgctgtcccttcgatgtggatataGGGGGGTGCATAATATTATGTCCAGGTGTAGCAAAAACTTTTACAACAATGTTCAATAAAAATGCTGATGTGAAGCAATGCATTTTGTATGGTAGGGTAGACCTATTAGATGAACATAGGAACTGAAGAGGTCTCGGTGGCTGCTCTCGTGAAAATTGTATACGCTATCACCAGAACATAGTGTAGAGGCAAACAAAGGACTGAATTCCTCAGCAATACGTTTTGCACACAGTTTTCTTTAGTAATTTTCTTGAACAAAAAGGTCAACGTGTAGTCTTATTTGTGTAGGGTGTGTCCAGTTGGCAAAAGGTGGACTGCCTACCACAATGCCGCAGCAGGTTTTGCAAGTCATCCTTCTTATAAGGGAACACCTGTCGCTCCGTTAGTTCACTATAGTAGTTGATAGCGAATAGTAGGCATATCGCAGTGATTGCAGAGTATGCAGCCTAGCCTATGGCATTCATTTGTTATGCTACAGAAATGACAAGGAATTTAGAATAGTATGGAAGGCTTTAGGCCAGGGGCGGACAGGGAACAGAAACACAACGGCCCATTTTCTTCCCTTGAGGCCCCCATTCTTATCCAGATACGGATCATTTTAAGCAACACATCCAGGTTAGACAGGCCCGTTATGCAAAAATTGGACCAGGCCTTCTGGCATTAGCTAGAAATGCtgaggtaggccatcattgtaaataagaatttgttcttaactgacttgcctagttaaataaaggtttaaaataaAGGCTGCTGAACAACATGGTAAAACActcattacatagtaataacctaTGCCTTACTTGTTTCTTTGGAAAAGCACCACACCAACAGTTTGTCAATTAAGCGTCGGCTGATAATATGTTGTGGTGGATGTCCTCATAATGAAACTTTATTCCACTCTTTATTTATTCCATTCCACATGTAGGAATGATCTCTTTCATTTTTCTTCTCTGTTGTTACAAATATGATGCATGATCATTCGTGCCTGATCATGATGcctcacagacatcattccaTAAGAGGCAGATTTCACTTATCTAAGTGTTACATCACAGAAGGAATGCAATCATTCTTTGGTGACAACAAATACATAATTTCTGTCTCTTTTTTGTACTATGTGTTTTTTGTAATATGCTCTGCAGTACAAGTTGCTTTTGTACAGTAGACTTTAAATactttaaatataaatatataaaaccaataaattaaattaattaattaattaaatttcGGAGCTTCATTCAAAATCTGGATTTGACACCTGCAAGAAACCCAGTAAACATGTAACGtcacatctctctcttcatctcaaaGCTGTCTCCTAGAGAATGCTTCAACACCCTAGAGTATGTGtgaaactcattccacggagggccgagtgccTGCGGGTTTTTtcgctccacccttgtacttgattggtGAATGAAAGTCAGTGATTAGTTagaaactcccctcacctggttgtctagttCCTAATTGGACACAAATTGAAAGGAGGAACCAAAGACAAGCAGACACTTGGCCCTCCATGGAATAAGTTCGACACCCCTTCTCTAGAGTCTAAGCCAGGAGGGGAATTGTTGTAAGATgttcataccaaggatcatttagcaaTTCGATATTTAATTGTAGGATCCCTTTAGGTAATTcaattaaaatatttaaaaaatatttgatgaaacattgaatttggccatACTGCTATTAACCCATCGAAACTTAGAAGCTTTATTCATTGAAGATCTAGATTTGAGACCTGCAAGAAACTCACTAAACAGGTAACGTCAGAATCATTTTCTTCATCTCAAGGCAGTTTCTCAAAGAATGCTTGAATTGGAATCCTCTATTGTCCTTTCTGTtagaactatactgaacaaaaatgtaaacccaacatgcaacaatttcaaagatttcaaaCTGAATTACAGTTCATTTACGTAAATCAGTCCATTGAAatgaattaattaggccctaatctatggatttcacaagactgggaatacagatatgca
This window contains:
- the LOC115136312 gene encoding myelin and lymphocyte protein-like — translated: MASSTSSNPLPSGTSVFTTVPDLFFIPEFIFGGLVWTLVASTKVLIANPQGWVMFVSVFCFIFTTLWFLIFISGANKSSIWPTLDVVYHSLAAFFYLSAAVVQAYITISLKSVTSTFFKEYQLDIAAVVMCYVVTLLYALHAIFSMMRWKSSS